The Humulus lupulus chromosome 3, drHumLupu1.1, whole genome shotgun sequence genome window below encodes:
- the LOC133822634 gene encoding glutamate decarboxylase 5-like, with protein MVVTTASKGRGGGGDDDGENADDHYLNSTFASRYVREPVPKWRMPAKTIPKDAAYQFINDELMLDGTPRLNLASFVTTWMEPECDQLIMASINKNYVDMDEYPVTTEIQNRCVNMIAHLFNAPTGDLEAAVGVGTVGSSEAIMLAGLAFKRKWQQRRKAEGKPFDKPNIVTGANVQVCWEKFARYFEVELKEVKLREGYYVMDPEKAVEMVDENTICVAAILGSTLTGEFEDVKKVNDLLTQKNKETGWNTPIHVDAASGGFVAPFLYPEIEWDFRLPLVKSINVSGHKYGLVYAGIGWVVWRDKEDLPEELIFHINYLGSDQPTFTLNFSKGSSQIIAQYYQFIRLGFEGYKNIMQNCMSTAKILQNRLEKTGHFDIVSKDVGVPVVAFSLKDSSKYTVFSIADSLRRYGWIVPAYTMPADAQHIAVLRVVIREDFSRSLVERLISDILKVLKDLDDHPSTSATPINTDTVTKKTERQIEEEVAGHWKRFVRERKTGAC; from the exons ATGGTGGTAACAACGGCGAGCAAGGGTAGGGGTGGTGGTGGCGATGATGATGGTGAGAACGCTGATGATCACTACTTAAACTCGACGTTCGCCTCTCGATACGTACGAGAGCCAGTGCCCAAATGGAGGATGCCGGCGAAGACGATACCGAAGGATGCTGCGTACCAGTTCATAAACGACGAGCTCATGTTGGACGGTACTCCAAGGCTCAACTTGGCCTCGTTTGTCACCACTTGGATGGAGCCTGAGTGCGATCAACTCATCATGGCTTCCATTAACAAGAACTACGTTGACATGGACGAGTACCCTGTCACCACCGAAATCCAG AATCGTTGTGTGAACATGATTGCCCATCTGTTCAATGCTCCTACGGGAGATCTGGAAGCTGCTGTTGGTGTGGGAACCGTCGGATCATCAGAGGCCATAATgctggctggtctagctttcaaGAGAAAATGGCAGCAAAGGAGGAAAGCAGAGGGAAAGCCCTTTGATAAGCCTAATATAGTCACTGGTGCCAATGTTCAG GTATGCTGGGAGAAGTTTGCAAGGTACTTTGAGGTTGAGCTCAAAGAAGTTAAACTAAGAGAGGGATACTATGTGATGGATCCTGAGAAGGCAGTTGAGATGGTGGATGAGAACACCATTTGTGTTGCAGCCATTCTTGGTTCCACACTGACTGGTGAGTTTGAGGATGTGAAGAAAGTCAATGACCTCCTTACTCAGAAGAACAAGGAGACAGGTTGGAACACCCCAATTCATGTAGATGCAGCCAGCGGTGGGTTCGTTGCGCCGTTCCTTTACCCGGAGATTGAGTGGGATTTCAGATTGCCTCTGGTGAAAAGCATCAACGTGAGTGGCCATAAGTATGGGCTTGTGTACGCTGGTATTGGATGGGTTGTGTGGAGGGATAAAGAGGACTTACCTGAAGAACTTATTTTCCATATCAATTACCTTGGATCTGATCAACCTACTTTCACCCTTAACTTCTCCAAAG GCTCCAGTCAAATAATTGCTCAGTATTATCAGTTCATCCGATTGGGATTTGAG GGTTACAAGAACATAATGCAAAACTGCATGTCAACTGCAAAAATACTACAAAACAGATTAGAGAAAACAGGGCACTTTGACATAGTCTCGAAAGACGTAGGGGTGCCCGTGGTGGCATTCTCTCTTAAAGACAGTAGCAAATACACAGTGTTCAGCATAGCAGACAGCTTGAGAAGGTACGGGTGGATCGTGCCAGCCTACACCATGCCGGCCGACGCGCAACACATCGCGGTTCTTCGGGTGGTGATTAGGGAGGACTTCAGCCGTAGCTTGGTCGAGAGACTCATCTCGGACATATTGAAAGTATTGAAGGATCTGGACGATCATCCCAGCACCAGTGCCACGCCGATCAATACTGACACTGTGACCAAGAAGACTGAGAGACagattgaagaagaagtggccggGCATTGGAAGCGTTTTGTCAGGGAAAGGAAAACTGGAGCTTGCTAA